The DNA region GTGCCCAGCGTCGGCTGGTAGCCCACCGCCGACGGGATGCGGCCCAGCAGAGCCGACACTTCCGAACCGGCCTGCGTGAAGCGGAAGATGTTGTCCACGAAGAACAGCACGTCCTGGCCTTCCTCGTCGCGGAAGTATTCCGCGAGCGTCAGGCCGCTCAGCGCGACGCGGGCGCGGGCGCCCGGCGGCTCGTTCATCTGGCCGTACACCAGGGCCACCTTGGAGCCCGGGCCGTCGAGCTTGATGACGCCCGACTCGATCATCTCGTGGTAGAGGTCGTTGCCCTCGCGGGTACGCTCACCCACGCCGGCGAACACCGACACGCCGCCGTGCGCCTTGGCGACGTTGTTGATCAGCTCCATGATCGTCACGGTCTTGCCGACGCCGGCGCCGCCGAACAGGCCGATCTTGCCGCCCTTGGCGTAGGGGGCCAGCAGGTCGATGACCTTGATGCCGGTGATCAGCACTTCGGCGTCCGTCGACTGGTCGACGAATTCCGGGGCCTGACGGTGGATCGGCAGCGAGCGGGCGGCGTTGACCGCGCCGCGCTCGTCGATCGGCTCGCCGATGACGTTGATGATGCGGCCCAGCGTCTCCGGGCCGACCGGCACGGCGATGGGCGCGCCGGTGTCGGTCACCTCGGCGCCGCGCACCAGACCGTCGGTGCTGTCCATGGCGATGGTGCGGACCGTGCTCTCACCCAGGTGCTGCGCCACTTCCAGAACGAGGGTCTTGCCGTCGTTCTCGGTGTGCAGCGCGTTCAGGATCGCCGGCAGATCGCCGTCGAACTGCACGTCCACGACGGCGCCCGTGACCTGCGTGATCTTGCCGACAGAATTGGTGGTGGCCATGGAGTAAAGCTCCCTAGGAACTCGGTAAGTGTCGGTATGCCGTCGCCGGCGCAAATTGGCTGGACGCTACGTGCGGATGCGGCCGTTAGAGTGCCTCGGCACCGGAGATGATCTCGATCAGCTCCTTGGTGATGTAGGCCTGGCGCGTCCGGTTGTAGGTGATCGTCAGCTTGTTGATCATGTCGCCGGCGTTGCGCGTCGCGTTGTCCATCGCGGTCATCCGGGCGCCCTGTTCGGACGCGGCGCTCTCCAGGAGGGCGCGGTAGATCTGGATGGACAGGTTGCGCGGCAGCAGTTCGGCGAGGATCTGCTCCTCGTCGGGCTCGAACTCATACAGCGCCTTCGCCTCGTCGGTGGCCGCGGCCTCGGCGACGGGGACGGCGAAGGGAATGAGCTGCTGAACCGTGACGATCTGGGAGATCGCCGACTTGAACTTGTTGAAGATGACCGAGCAGACGTCGAACTCGCCGGCCTCGAACATCGCCAGCACCTTCGACGCCACCATGTCGGCGTCGCTGAAGCCGAGCCGGCGGCGGCCGACATCCTCGTAGCTCTCGACGATCAGCGAGGCGAATTCGCGCTTCAGCTGGTCGCGGCCCTTGCGGCCGACGGTCAACACCTTGACGGTCTTGCCCTCGCCCTGCAGGCGCGTGATCTGCCGCTTGGCCTCACGGACGATGGAGCCGTTGAAGGCGCCGCACAGACCGCGGTCGGAGCTGATGACGACCAGCAGATGCACCGTGTCGGCGCCCGTCCCGGTCATCAGCTTCGGACCGTTGCCGCTGTCCTGCACGTTGGCGGCCAGGGAGGCGAGCATGCGGCCCATACGCTCCGCGTAAGGACCGCTGGCTTCCGCCTGGTCCTGAGCGCGGCGCAGCTTGGAAGCCGCAACCATCTTCATGGCCGAGGTGATCTTGCGCGTCGACTGGACGCTCGAGATCCGGTTCTTTAGGTCCTTGAGGTTAGGCATGCCGGCCCTTCAATTCCGCTCGAGGTCGTTCCGTGACCGTCTCTTCAGGACGGTGGGGGGCGGTTTCCCGCCCCCGCACGCGGTCGGTCAGACGAAGACCTTGGCGAAGCCGTCGAGGAACGCCTTCAGCTTCTCTTCGGTCGCCGAGGTGATCTGCTTGTCGGTGCGGATCGCCGCCAGGATATCGGCGCCCTTAGCGCGGATTTCCGACAGGAACTTGGCCTCGAAGCGGTTCACGTCCTCGACGCGGATGGCGTCCAGGTAGCCCTTCACGCCGGCGAAGATCGACACGACCTGCTCTTCCACCGGCAGCGGCTGGAACTGGCCCTGCTTCAGCAGCTCGGTCAGACGGGCGCCACGGGCCAGCAGGCGCTGGGTCGAGGCGTCGAGGTCCGAGGCGAACTGGGCGAAGGCGGCCATCTCGCGGTACTGCGCGAGTTCCATCTTGATGGTGCCGGCAACCTGCTTCATCGCCTTGATCTGGGCGGCGGAGCCGACGCGGCTCACCGACAGACCGACGTTGATGGCGGGGCGGATGCCCTTATAGAACAGGCCGGTTTCCAGGAAGATCTGACCGTCGGTGATCGAGATCACGTTGGTCGGAATGTAGGCGGACACGTCGCCGGCCTGGGTTTCGATGACCGGCAGGGCGGTCAGCGAGCCGTTGCCATGGGCGTCGCCCATCTTGGCGGCGCGCTCCAGCAGGCGGCTGTGGAGGTAGAACACGTCGCCCGGATAGGCTTCGCGGCCCGGCGGACGGCGGAGCAGCAGCGACATCTGGCGGTAGGCGACGGCCTGCTTGGACAGATCGTCGTACACGATCAGGGCGTGCATGCCGTTGTCGCGGAAATACTCGCCCATCGTGCAGCCGGTGTACGGCGCCAGGAACTGCAGCGGAGCCGGCTCCGACGCGGTGGCGGCGACGACGATGGAGTATTCCATGGCGCCGGCGTCTTCCAGGGTCTTGACGATCTGGGCGACGGTCGAACGCTTCTGGCCGACGGCGACGTAGATGCAGTAGAGCTTCTTGCTCTCGTCGTCGCCCTGGTTGATCGGCTTCTGGTTCAGGAAGGTGTCGATGACGACGGCGGTCTTGCCGGTCTGACGGTCACCGATGATCAGCTCGCGCTGGCCGCGCCCGATCGGAACCAGGCTGTCGACGGCCTTCAGGCCGGTCTGCATCGGCTCGTGCACCGACTTGCGCGGGATGATGCCGGGGGCCTTCACCTCGACGCGCTTGCGCTCGACGTTGACCAGCGGGCCCTTGCCGTCGATCGGGTTGCCGAGGCCGTCGACAACGCGGCCCAGCAGGCCACGGCCGACCGGAACGTCGACGATGGTGCCGGTGCGCTTGACGGTGTCGCCTTCCTTGATGCCGCGGTCGTCGCCGAAGATCACGATACCGACGTTGTCGGTCTCGAGGTTCAGCGCCATGCCCTGCAGGCCACCTGGGAACTCGACCATCTCGCCGGCGCGGACGTTGTCCAGGCCGTGCACGCGGGCGACGCCGTCACCCACCGACAGAACCTGACCAACCTCGGCGACATCCGCCTCGGTCCCGAAATTCGCGATCTGCTGCTTGAGGATCGCAGAGATTTCTGCGGCGCGGATATCCATCAGACTGATCCCCCTGAGGCCTTCATGGCGAGTTGCAATTTGTTCAGCTTCGTGCGCACCGAGGTATCGACCATGCGCGAGCCGAACTTAACGATCATGCCGCCGATCAGCTCCGGATCGACGGAGGTGTTCACCAACACCTTGGAACCGATGGACGCCTTGAGCGCGTCGATGACGGCATTGCGCTGGGCGTCGTTCAGCGGCTTGGCCGTCGTGACCTGGGCCGTGACCTCGCCGCGGCGCCGGGCCAGCTCG from Azospirillum ramasamyi includes:
- a CDS encoding F0F1 ATP synthase subunit gamma, translated to MPNLKDLKNRISSVQSTRKITSAMKMVAASKLRRAQDQAEASGPYAERMGRMLASLAANVQDSGNGPKLMTGTGADTVHLLVVISSDRGLCGAFNGSIVREAKRQITRLQGEGKTVKVLTVGRKGRDQLKREFASLIVESYEDVGRRRLGFSDADMVASKVLAMFEAGEFDVCSVIFNKFKSAISQIVTVQQLIPFAVPVAEAAATDEAKALYEFEPDEEQILAELLPRNLSIQIYRALLESAASEQGARMTAMDNATRNAGDMINKLTITYNRTRQAYITKELIEIISGAEAL
- the atpA gene encoding F0F1 ATP synthase subunit alpha; translation: MDIRAAEISAILKQQIANFGTEADVAEVGQVLSVGDGVARVHGLDNVRAGEMVEFPGGLQGMALNLETDNVGIVIFGDDRGIKEGDTVKRTGTIVDVPVGRGLLGRVVDGLGNPIDGKGPLVNVERKRVEVKAPGIIPRKSVHEPMQTGLKAVDSLVPIGRGQRELIIGDRQTGKTAVVIDTFLNQKPINQGDDESKKLYCIYVAVGQKRSTVAQIVKTLEDAGAMEYSIVVAATASEPAPLQFLAPYTGCTMGEYFRDNGMHALIVYDDLSKQAVAYRQMSLLLRRPPGREAYPGDVFYLHSRLLERAAKMGDAHGNGSLTALPVIETQAGDVSAYIPTNVISITDGQIFLETGLFYKGIRPAINVGLSVSRVGSAAQIKAMKQVAGTIKMELAQYREMAAFAQFASDLDASTQRLLARGARLTELLKQGQFQPLPVEEQVVSIFAGVKGYLDAIRVEDVNRFEAKFLSEIRAKGADILAAIRTDKQITSATEEKLKAFLDGFAKVFV
- the atpD gene encoding F0F1 ATP synthase subunit beta produces the protein MATTNSVGKITQVTGAVVDVQFDGDLPAILNALHTENDGKTLVLEVAQHLGESTVRTIAMDSTDGLVRGAEVTDTGAPIAVPVGPETLGRIINVIGEPIDERGAVNAARSLPIHRQAPEFVDQSTDAEVLITGIKVIDLLAPYAKGGKIGLFGGAGVGKTVTIMELINNVAKAHGGVSVFAGVGERTREGNDLYHEMIESGVIKLDGPGSKVALVYGQMNEPPGARARVALSGLTLAEYFRDEEGQDVLFFVDNIFRFTQAGSEVSALLGRIPSAVGYQPTLGTDMGALQERITSTKKGSITSVQAIYVPADDLTDPAPAASFAHLDATTVLSRSIAEMAIFPAVDPLDSTSRILDPRVVGEEHYSVARSVQKVLQTYKSLQDIIAILGMDELSEEDKLVVARARKIQRFLSQPFHVAEVFTGTPGVLVPLEETIKGFKGIVNGDYDHLPEAAFYMVGTIDEAIAKAKKLAAA